A single region of the Pectinophora gossypiella chromosome 2, ilPecGoss1.1, whole genome shotgun sequence genome encodes:
- the LOC126376982 gene encoding A disintegrin and metalloproteinase with thrombospondin motifs adt-2-like, with product MPFRVGVYKEVLQSLGAYSQCRQGAGVRCQRAAMGARLDIVMVALLCVLRAAAPARFPSWWDEQPRGPEAESAGSARADGEDVQVVYLPALLPREAQSAADRQQDVPVHYSFDAFGRNFELELVPNRRLVSPQFRVWSERGQEAPLSGADASCHFLHAGPGAVAALSACRDHTLHGLIVMDNSTYEVRPLPLGAGRADNGDDRTAHVIRRAPPPPAPMDDARPLRPRARRPRTPFSLPRPPKLGPASYTIEIALFLDEAAYKIFYPFLNYNEADLRDMLLAYINGVQALYQHSSLGTHIQLSLVRLTLLRAQPPSLPPHAERGRLLDSFCAYQRSLNVEDDDDPQHWDMALLLSGLDFYSEEGGRRNGVTMGLAPVGGVCLPAHACVVSEFGTTDVLGRPYPSAGFTSVYILAHEIGHNLGMHHDGTGNACARDGYIMSPSRGTNGEATWSTCSAKVVADLQWATCLLDGGDDETPEELRHERFGGAPGVIWGAKKQCEILLRDSDAAPSPGAPTAGHCAQLACRSPHRAGFYYAGPALPGTPCGTHMWCQGGECVASGVGPEVSSQAPGAAKPGSGGTGSGSGSTGDSNTGGSNTDGSGNGGWSGWSSGTCRSGCTSRARGFRERRRSCPAAAVCEGASYDVVLCDDTKVCGKKRRVSASELASRKCAEYAAMLPELDPRGGGLQAPHDSTRMWMGCAIFCRRASGGGFYAPRVELNDAGLDPYFPDGTWCHHDGSQDYYCLQHHCLPENFKMTAQWHIWELPSEDISGSFNARARSAPDDSDMAAAIRRYFSLDEGGTPLTRAALPPYIEDEPEQNWEVTDYVEIEERKKNVPLEA from the exons AGCTGGTGGGACGAACAGCCTCGCGGGCCGGAGGCAGAGTCGGCGGGGTCAGCGCGGGCGGACGGCGAGGACGTGCAGGTGGTGTACCTGCCGGCGCTGCTGCCGCGCGAGGCGCAGTCGGCCGCCGACCGGCAACAAGACGTGCCCGTACATTACAGCTTCGACGCTTTTGGACG GAATTTTGAGCTAGAACTAGTACCGAACCGGAGGCTGGTGTCGCCGCAGTTCCGGGTATGGTCGGAGCGCGGTCAGGAAGCCCCGCTGTCGGGGGCCGACGCCTCCTGCCACTTCCTGCACGCGGGGCCGGGCGCCGTCGCTGCGCTTTCCGCCTGCCGGGACCATACTCTT CACGGCCTCATTGTGATGGACAACTCCACTTACGAAGTCCGTCCGCTGCCGCTTGGCGCTGGTCGCGCGGACAATGGCGACGACCGCACGGCACACGTGATTCGGCGCGCGCCCCCGCCCCCTGCACCCATGGACGACGCGCGCCCGCTGCGGCCCCGTGCGCGGCGTCCACGCACGCCCTTCTCCCTCCCACGGCCGCCCAAACTCGGCCCCGCCAGCTACACCATCGAGATCGCCCTGTTTCTCGACGAAGCCGCCTACAAGATATTCTATCCCTTCCTCAATTATAACGAAGCGGATTTGCGAGACATGCTTCTTGCGTACATAAATGGC GTGCAAGCTCTATATCAGCACTCGTCGCTGGGCACCCACATCCAGCTCTCCCTGGTGCGGCTGACGCTGCTAAGAGCTCAGCCGCCGTCGCTGCCGCCGCACGCAGAGCGCGGGCGCCTGCTCGACTCCTTCTGTGCGTACCAACGCTCGTTGAACGTGGAGGACGACGATGATCCGCAGCATTGGGACATGGCGCTGTTGCTCTCTGG GCTGGACTTCTACTCGGAGGAGGGTGGTCGGCGCAACGGCGTGACGATGGGCCTGGCGCCGGTGGGCGGCGTGTGCCTGCCCGCACACGCCTGCGTGGTCTCAGAGTTCGGCACCACAGACGTCCTCGGCCGACCCTACCCTTCAGCCGGCTTCACTTCAGTCTACATCCTCGCACACGAAATTGGACACAA tttGGGCATGCACCACGACGGCACCGGTAACGCTTGCGCGCGCGACGGCTACATCATGTCTCCCTCTCGCGGTACCAACGGTGAAGCCACCTGGTCCACGTGTAGCGCCAAAGTCGTGGCTGACTTACA GTGGGCGACATGTCTACTGGACGGCGGCGACGATGAGACTCCTGAGGAATTGCGCCACGAGCGGTTCGGAGGAGCACCCGGGGTCATCTGGGGTGCTAAAAAACAGTGCGAG ATTCTGCTGCGCGACTCGGACGCGGCGCCGTCACCTGGGGCCCCGACGGCGGGGCACTGCGCTCAGCTGGCGTGCCGCTCGCCACACCGCGCCGGGTTCTATTACGCCGGGCCCGCGCTGCCCGGCACGCCCTGCGGCACCCATATG TGGTGTCAAGGTGGGGAGTGCGTCGCGTCTGGAGTGGGGCCTGAGGTCAGCTCGCAGGCCCCGGGGGCTGCCAAGCCTGGGTCTGGCGGGACCGGGAGCGGGAGCGGTTCTACTGGGGATAGTAACACTGGGGGCAGTAACACTGATGGCAGCGGTAATGGGGGTTGGAGCGGCTGGTCTTCGGGCACCTGTCGATCGGGCTGTACTTCAAGAGCTCGAGGATTCCGAGAAAGAAGACGATCCTGCCCGGCAGCAGCTGTCTGTGAAGGCGCGTCGTATGACGTCGTGCTGTGTGATGATACTAAG GTGTGCGGCAAGAAGCGGCGCGTGAGTGCGAGCGAGCTGGCGTCGAGGAAGTGCGCCGAGTACGCCGCCATGCTACCGGAGCTGGACCCTCGAGGGGGCGGCCTGCAGGCACCGCATGACTCTA CTCGTATGTGGATGGGGTGCGCGATCTTCTGCCGGCGCGCATCGGGCGGTGGTTTCTACGCGCCACGTGTGGAGCTCAACGACGCCGGCCTCGACCCCTACTTCCCCGACGGCACCTGGTGCCACCACGACGGCTCGCAGGACTACTACTGCCTACAGCATCACTGCTTGCCAGAG AATTTCAAGATGACAGCGCAGTGGCACATTTGGGAGCTTCCCAGCGAGGACATTAGCGGTTCGTTCAATGCGCGCGCGCGCTCGGCGCCTGACGACTCCGACATGGCGGCAGCCATCCGCCGCTACTTCTCCCTGGACGAGGGCGGAACGCCACTGACTAGAGCTGCGCTTCCCCCGTATATTGAAGACGAACCAGAACAGAATTGGGAGGTCACCGACTATGttgaaatagaagaaagaaagaaaaacgtCCCATTAGAAGCATGA